Proteins from one Camelina sativa cultivar DH55 chromosome 8, Cs, whole genome shotgun sequence genomic window:
- the LOC104707528 gene encoding non-specific lipid transfer protein-like 1 produces the protein MAQITAVIFLLATLLMVATTVSGQGPHIPLAPSPAINEVMNCTSGLAVCAPAIIQGGTPSPECCTAIETAVNTQLSCLCKFIKSPMLFVPFNVTTFNALFSQTCGLTADPNLCSKTTAQAPLPQTKAPSPVPTESDKDAATASKLAGTGLVGIVLITISAMFY, from the exons ATGGCTCAGATAACCGCCGTGATCTTCCTCTTAGCCACACTGTTGATGGTAGCCACGACTGTTTCAGGACAGGGACCACATATCCCGCTGGCTCCTAGTCCTGCAATCAACGAGGTTATGAACTGTACTTCGGGTTTGGCTGTTTGTGCTCCAGCAATTATTCAGGGAGGAACTCCGTCGCCGGAATGCTGCACTGCCATAGAGACTGCGGTGAACACGCAGCTATCTTGTCTTTGCAAATTTATCAAAAGCCCTATGTTGTTTGTCCCTTTCAATGTTACCACCTTCAACGCTCTTTTCTCCCAAACTTGTGGACTCACCGCCGATCCAAACTTGTGTTCCAAAACTACTG CTCAAGCTCCTTTGCCGCAGACGAAAGCACCAAGTCCAG TACCAACCGAATCTGACAAGGATGCTGCAACTGCAAGCAAACTCGCGGGAACAGGCTTGGTCGGAATCGTCTTGATCACGATCTCTGCgatgttttattaa